From Actinoplanes oblitus, a single genomic window includes:
- a CDS encoding TetR/AcrR family transcriptional regulator has translation MSVQERKERDRAERERLIVATARELAEQQGWDAVTTRRLAERIEYSQPVLYSHFRGKREIIGAVALQGATEMAVAVRAATGAADGPRARVAALARAYLDFAARNPAVYDAIFQLDGGLAYARDDTPEPLKDAFAALLETLGEVAGDGIAPGLFTETVWASLHGLATLTRAGRLPPEFTEERVRLLVDRLPVA, from the coding sequence ATGTCGGTACAGGAACGCAAGGAACGCGACCGGGCGGAGCGCGAGCGGCTCATCGTGGCGACCGCCCGCGAGCTCGCCGAGCAGCAGGGCTGGGACGCGGTCACCACCCGCCGGCTCGCCGAGCGCATCGAGTACAGCCAGCCCGTGCTCTACAGCCACTTCCGCGGCAAACGGGAGATCATCGGTGCCGTCGCCCTGCAGGGCGCCACCGAGATGGCCGTGGCGGTGCGGGCCGCGACCGGTGCCGCCGACGGCCCACGCGCCCGGGTGGCCGCCCTGGCCCGGGCCTACCTCGACTTCGCCGCCCGCAACCCGGCGGTCTACGACGCCATCTTCCAGCTCGACGGCGGCCTGGCGTACGCGCGGGACGACACCCCGGAGCCCCTCAAGGACGCCTTCGCCGCGCTGCTGGAGACGCTGGGCGAGGTGGCCGGCGACGGGATCGCACCGGGGCTGTTCACCGAGACGGTGTGGGCGTCCCTGCACGGCCTGGCCACCCTGACCCGGGCCGGACGACTGCCGCCGGAGTTCACCGAGGAGCGGGTGCGGCTGCTGGTCGACCGGCTTCCGGTCGCCTGA
- a CDS encoding VOC family protein: MTDLVEDVDAVVGRMRRAGATVVSEPHVVFTHADGLLGPAGTEEVQAFLRDTEGNLVGLVEHRRLARVE; the protein is encoded by the coding sequence GTGACGGACCTGGTCGAGGACGTCGACGCGGTGGTCGGGCGGATGCGCCGCGCGGGCGCCACGGTGGTGTCGGAGCCACATGTCGTCTTCACGCACGCCGACGGGCTACTCGGACCGGCCGGGACCGAGGAGGTTCAGGCGTTCCTGCGTGACACCGAGGGTAATCTGGTCGGCCTCGTGGAGCATCGCCGTCTCGCCCGCGTGGAGTGA
- a CDS encoding DUF4267 domain-containing protein, translated as MSLKKINTVLAAVFVLFILWFGTEYIVRPAATAPSFGLPSWPSGDGGGFLIVKGVRDVVLALVLGVLLVTGQRRALGWVLLVEALAAYGDMTTVLAHHGAVATALGVHGLTATLMAVTGLLFLRETGKPADARAPRTRQPA; from the coding sequence ATGTCGCTCAAGAAGATCAACACCGTGCTGGCCGCCGTCTTCGTCCTCTTCATCCTCTGGTTCGGGACGGAGTACATCGTGCGCCCGGCGGCGACGGCGCCGAGCTTCGGCCTGCCGTCCTGGCCGTCCGGCGACGGCGGCGGCTTCCTGATCGTCAAGGGCGTCCGCGACGTCGTGCTGGCCCTGGTCCTCGGCGTCCTGCTGGTGACCGGCCAGCGCCGGGCGCTGGGCTGGGTGCTGCTGGTGGAGGCCCTCGCCGCGTACGGCGACATGACCACCGTGCTGGCCCACCACGGCGCCGTGGCCACCGCACTCGGCGTCCACGGCCTGACCGCGACGCTGATGGCGGTCACCGGCCTGCTGTTCCTCCGCGAGACCGGCAAGCCGGCGGACGCCCGCGCACCGCGCACCCGGCAGCCCGCCTGA
- a CDS encoding LysR family transcriptional regulator, translated as MNVDVRDLELLAALASGGTLLQAAEELYVSQPALSQRLAKIEARVDAQLFERRGRRLVATEAGRRLTVSAVHVLRELSAAEADVRRIAHFGRGRVRVATQCSTTFGWLTPVIRRHRENHPDSQVRVESVPDDDVVGALLDQRLDVAVLTKLDRRAEELQLTRLFDDEMVAVVAPQHAWTRRDHVTARDFADVDLIMYDSYDPGRALATPLPLPPGAHPRSLTTVPMVTDLVVELVAAQEGISVLPSWVIAPYAERGDVAVVRISARPTTRTWYAAVRAGDERPSVRGFIDALHQHFATQGPGEVLLNAAGGSGSL; from the coding sequence ATGAATGTGGATGTGCGGGACCTGGAGCTACTAGCAGCGCTCGCGAGCGGCGGAACGCTACTGCAGGCAGCCGAGGAGCTCTATGTGAGTCAGCCCGCGCTCAGCCAACGGCTCGCTAAGATCGAGGCACGCGTCGACGCACAGCTCTTCGAACGCCGCGGGCGCCGCCTGGTGGCCACCGAGGCAGGAAGACGGCTCACGGTCAGCGCCGTTCACGTGCTCCGCGAACTCAGCGCAGCCGAGGCCGATGTGCGCCGCATCGCGCACTTCGGGCGTGGTCGCGTGAGAGTCGCCACGCAGTGCAGCACGACGTTCGGCTGGCTCACACCGGTGATCCGCCGCCACAGGGAGAACCACCCCGACAGCCAAGTGCGCGTTGAGTCCGTGCCCGATGACGACGTGGTCGGCGCGCTGCTTGACCAGCGCCTCGACGTCGCGGTCCTGACCAAACTCGACCGACGAGCCGAAGAGCTCCAACTGACCCGGCTCTTCGACGACGAGATGGTCGCGGTGGTCGCGCCGCAACATGCGTGGACCCGGCGCGACCATGTGACGGCCCGCGACTTCGCCGACGTCGATCTGATCATGTACGACTCCTACGACCCGGGCCGGGCGCTGGCCACGCCGCTGCCGCTGCCACCCGGCGCACACCCCCGCAGCCTCACAACCGTGCCCATGGTGACGGATCTTGTGGTCGAGCTCGTCGCAGCACAAGAGGGCATCTCGGTACTCCCTTCCTGGGTGATTGCGCCGTACGCCGAACGCGGCGACGTCGCTGTGGTACGCATCAGCGCACGGCCGACCACGCGCACCTGGTACGCCGCTGTGCGCGCCGGCGACGAACGCCCGTCGGTACGCGGCTTCATCGACGCTCTGCACCAGCACTTCGCCACCCAAGGGCCCGGCGAGGTGCTACTGAACGCGGCAGGAGGCTCAGGTTCTCTCTAA
- a CDS encoding NIPSNAP family protein: MIVELRQYTLRPGRRDELIELFDREFVESQEALGMRVLGQFRDLDRPDVFVWLRGFPDMAVRGRALPEFYGGPVWREHGPAANATMVDSDDVLLLRAIVAPPASPRDAGRPGTVLTATIWYRERPFDEEFTRWFTGQQRDAGAVFATEYAENNFPRLPVREGEHAFVWFGAAAEPELTVPAGFDVVKTERLRLAPTARSAFR; encoded by the coding sequence GTGATCGTCGAGCTGCGGCAGTACACCCTGCGGCCCGGCCGCCGGGACGAGCTGATCGAGCTGTTCGACAGGGAGTTCGTCGAGTCGCAGGAGGCGCTGGGCATGCGCGTGCTCGGCCAGTTCCGCGACCTGGACCGGCCCGACGTGTTCGTCTGGCTGCGGGGCTTCCCGGACATGGCGGTGCGGGGCCGGGCGTTGCCCGAGTTCTACGGCGGCCCGGTGTGGCGCGAGCACGGCCCGGCGGCGAACGCCACGATGGTCGACTCCGACGACGTGCTGCTGTTGCGGGCCATCGTCGCACCGCCGGCCTCGCCCCGCGACGCCGGCCGGCCGGGCACCGTGCTGACGGCGACGATCTGGTACCGGGAGCGACCCTTCGACGAGGAGTTCACGCGGTGGTTCACCGGGCAGCAGCGCGACGCGGGCGCCGTCTTCGCCACCGAGTATGCCGAGAACAACTTCCCGCGGCTGCCGGTGCGGGAGGGCGAGCACGCGTTCGTGTGGTTCGGCGCGGCGGCGGAGCCGGAGCTGACGGTCCCGGCCGGTTTCGACGTGGTGAAGACCGAGCGGCTGCGGCTGGCGCCCACCGCCCGCTCCGCGTTTCGTTAG
- a CDS encoding BTAD domain-containing putative transcriptional regulator, whose translation MDFRLLGPFEIRHRGRPVTAGPRRQERCLLGLLLLEAGRVVSTDRLTDLLWDGEPPATARGVVHTYVGRLRQSLGDHGLTIVTRHDGYLVEPADHRRDVDEFAEFCRQAGEAPDTAERVRLLDEALALWRGPLLADVAGDRLRERLAPRLHEQWLVAVRRRAEDLLAMGRHERVVTDLLPVADRCPAQERLVALLMTALHRDGRPAEALHRYDVTAKLLRADLGVAPGAELRELRDRIARRDPRLDRPPAPAYAVRVRDQWLPWHVGGHPALEFCNTYAGWRQPHPAGGGEWLRGYPALAAWAEHLDLADPETTTRLLRVARRAPGEAAAVLRRATTLRTFLYACLTDPADEHAFAAVAEFARAAAAASVFVRDASGLGRWVLPAEAGLDLPLHAAANSAAALLADPRRFTVCACPAPRCGWLFLDPSRQRRYCSVATCAH comes from the coding sequence ATGGACTTCCGGTTGCTCGGCCCGTTCGAGATCCGCCACCGGGGCCGGCCGGTCACGGCGGGCCCGCGCCGCCAGGAACGCTGCCTGCTCGGCCTGCTCCTGCTGGAGGCCGGCCGGGTGGTCAGCACCGACCGGCTGACCGACCTGCTCTGGGACGGCGAGCCGCCGGCCACGGCCCGCGGCGTCGTGCACACCTATGTGGGCCGGCTGCGGCAGTCGCTCGGCGACCACGGCCTGACCATCGTCACCCGCCACGACGGCTACCTGGTCGAGCCGGCCGATCACCGGCGGGACGTCGACGAGTTCGCCGAGTTCTGCCGCCAGGCCGGGGAGGCACCGGACACCGCCGAGCGGGTCCGGCTGCTCGACGAGGCGCTCGCCCTGTGGCGCGGGCCGCTGCTGGCCGACGTGGCCGGGGATCGGCTGCGGGAACGGCTCGCGCCGCGGCTGCACGAGCAGTGGCTGGTGGCGGTCCGGCGCCGGGCCGAGGACCTGCTGGCGATGGGGCGCCACGAGCGGGTGGTCACCGATCTGCTCCCGGTCGCCGACCGCTGTCCGGCACAGGAACGGCTGGTCGCCTTGCTGATGACCGCGCTGCACCGGGACGGGCGGCCGGCCGAGGCCCTGCACCGCTACGACGTCACCGCGAAACTCCTGCGCGCCGATCTCGGCGTGGCTCCCGGGGCCGAGCTGCGCGAGCTGCGGGACCGCATCGCGCGGCGGGATCCGCGGCTGGACCGGCCGCCGGCGCCGGCCTACGCCGTCCGGGTGCGCGACCAGTGGCTGCCGTGGCATGTGGGCGGTCACCCGGCGCTGGAGTTCTGCAACACGTACGCGGGCTGGCGGCAACCGCATCCGGCCGGCGGCGGCGAGTGGCTGCGCGGCTATCCCGCGCTCGCGGCCTGGGCCGAGCACCTCGATCTCGCCGATCCGGAGACGACGACCAGGTTGCTGCGGGTCGCGCGCCGCGCGCCCGGCGAGGCCGCCGCCGTGTTGCGGCGCGCCACGACATTGCGGACCTTTCTGTACGCGTGCCTCACCGACCCCGCGGACGAGCACGCCTTCGCCGCGGTGGCGGAGTTCGCCCGTGCCGCCGCGGCCGCGTCGGTCTTCGTCCGGGACGCCAGCGGGCTCGGACGCTGGGTGCTGCCCGCCGAGGCGGGGCTCGACCTGCCGCTGCACGCCGCCGCGAACAGTGCCGCCGCCCTGCTCGCCGACCCGCGCCGGTTCACCGTGTGCGCCTGCCCCGCCCCGCGGTGCGGCTGGCTCTTCCTCGACCCGAGCCGCCAGCGCCGGTACTGCAGCGTCGCCACCTGCGCGCACTGA
- a CDS encoding MmpS family transport accessory protein, with amino-acid sequence MRNKSFIAALAVTAAIGIACSSGGADTAGPGAQDTAADGSAAKKKSIVLEVTGAKKADITYGLNSDQSQDNGVKVPWKKTMSSGEAMIVATVLAQNKGAGTIKCRITVDGKVVKENASKGEYAVVTCTTDALT; translated from the coding sequence ATGCGGAACAAATCCTTCATCGCCGCGTTGGCCGTGACCGCAGCCATCGGGATCGCCTGCTCATCCGGTGGCGCTGACACGGCCGGTCCGGGCGCCCAGGACACTGCGGCAGATGGGAGCGCGGCAAAGAAGAAGTCCATCGTGCTGGAGGTGACCGGCGCGAAGAAGGCCGATATCACGTACGGCCTGAACTCGGATCAGTCACAGGACAACGGCGTCAAGGTGCCGTGGAAGAAGACGATGTCGTCGGGTGAGGCGATGATCGTGGCGACGGTGCTCGCGCAGAACAAGGGTGCGGGCACGATCAAGTGCAGGATCACCGTGGATGGCAAGGTGGTGAAGGAGAACGCGTCGAAGGGCGAGTACGCGGTGGTCACCTGTACCACTGACGCCCTCACCTGA
- a CDS encoding VOC family protein — protein sequence MIKGLNKIEVITIFAEDLAATRAFYENVFGLEVVWADEASAVVRLENLMINILRADRAGTLVEPHPVAGPRSGARLLITIEVADANAVYEELKQHGVTILNGPVDRPWGRRTVAFTDPAGNAWEVAQILTPAS from the coding sequence GTGATCAAGGGATTGAACAAGATCGAGGTCATCACGATCTTCGCCGAGGATCTGGCCGCCACCCGGGCGTTCTACGAGAACGTCTTCGGCCTCGAGGTGGTCTGGGCGGACGAGGCCTCGGCGGTGGTCCGGCTCGAGAACCTGATGATCAACATCCTGCGCGCCGACCGCGCCGGCACACTTGTCGAGCCGCACCCGGTAGCCGGCCCGCGGAGCGGCGCCCGCCTGCTGATCACCATCGAGGTGGCCGACGCCAACGCGGTCTACGAGGAGCTCAAGCAGCACGGCGTGACCATCCTCAACGGACCTGTCGACCGCCCGTGGGGACGCCGCACCGTCGCGTTCACCGACCCGGCGGGCAACGCCTGGGAGGTCGCCCAGATCCTGACGCCGGCCTCCTGA
- a CDS encoding AfsR/SARP family transcriptional regulator — MAAEFGVLGVVEARIDGRSVELGHARQRCVLGVLLVEAGRPVTMDQLIDRVWGANPPQRAAGALYSYLSRLRGALAGATGVEIRREPGGYLLTVDPQVVDLHRFRGLIRLARAAEPDRSAADLITGALQLWRGDPFAGLDTPWLAAMRRTLLGERFAAELDRNDVLLRLGRHGELLPALTAAVAEHPLDERLAGQAMLALYRCGRQADADEQYRRIRRSLADELGSDPGSALRRLHEQILAADPALDVPAADPRSAVPDAPAGDAGNPVAPPVVAAPVPTQLPADVRAFTGRAGELATLDRLLVTPGAEPPLTVALLSGTAGVGKSALAVRWAHRVRDAFPDGQLYVNLRGYDAEQPVTVADALAGFLTALGVRGPEIPPGNDERAARYRSELTGRRMLVLLDNASSVEQVRPLLPGTGSCLVLITSRDSLPGMVAVHGAERVNLDLLPLPDALTLLRKLIGTRVGAEPAAAEALAAACARLPLALRIAAELAAERTDVPLAELVAELGDHRVRLDLLDAGGDPRAEVRAVFSWSYQNLPDAAARTFRLLGLHPGETAHVDAVAALTGSTASEARRQLGVLVRASLVQAGRGGRYSMHDLLRVYAAELAAEHDGEPDRRAALTRLFDHYLSRAEAAMGTLYPDGATVPGDPDEARAWIEAERPNLAATCVYGAAHGFYRHTVALVGTLFRYLDAAGPVAEAATVTASAVAAARAIGDGAAQARSLSQLGRLHRRQGRLHEAAATYRQALFRYAELGDRAAEAQVLRNLGSVDWRLGDYRQAADHYRRAWTLYEQLGDDAGQADALVRLGLVDARLGDQDQAVRRFESALELYALLGDRYSEAYVLSLLARQPRHPTGLERAAAHLEQSLAAVRRAGDRTAEAYALTDLAAVHARQGRLTEAAGQLRRALVLHQRIGDRASEAEALNDLGQVLRAAGQAGEARTRHGQALDLAEEIGDRYETARAHDGIAAALRDLGDAGEGQQHLDRARRIFADLRVPAAPAVELPA; from the coding sequence TTGGCGGCGGAGTTCGGGGTGCTCGGCGTGGTGGAGGCCCGCATCGACGGCCGGTCCGTCGAGCTGGGGCACGCCAGGCAGCGGTGCGTGCTGGGGGTGCTGCTCGTCGAGGCGGGCCGTCCGGTCACGATGGACCAGCTGATCGACCGGGTCTGGGGTGCCAACCCGCCGCAGCGGGCCGCCGGCGCTCTCTACAGTTACCTGTCCCGGCTGCGCGGCGCCCTCGCCGGCGCTACCGGCGTGGAGATCCGCCGGGAGCCGGGCGGTTACCTGCTCACCGTGGATCCGCAGGTGGTGGATCTGCACCGGTTCCGCGGCCTGATCCGGCTGGCCCGCGCGGCGGAGCCGGACCGGTCGGCCGCCGACCTGATCACCGGGGCGCTCCAGCTGTGGCGGGGCGACCCGTTCGCCGGGCTGGACACGCCGTGGCTGGCCGCCATGCGCCGCACGCTGCTCGGCGAGCGGTTCGCCGCCGAGCTGGACCGCAACGACGTGCTGCTGCGCCTGGGCCGGCACGGCGAGCTGCTGCCGGCGCTGACCGCCGCGGTCGCCGAGCATCCGCTGGACGAGCGGCTGGCCGGTCAGGCCATGCTGGCGCTGTACCGCTGCGGGCGCCAGGCCGACGCCGACGAGCAGTACCGGCGGATCCGCCGCAGCCTCGCCGACGAGCTGGGCAGCGATCCGGGCAGCGCGCTGCGCCGGCTGCACGAGCAGATCCTGGCGGCGGATCCGGCACTGGACGTGCCGGCGGCCGACCCGCGGAGCGCCGTCCCGGACGCGCCGGCCGGTGACGCCGGCAACCCCGTCGCGCCGCCGGTCGTCGCGGCGCCGGTGCCCACCCAGCTGCCGGCCGACGTGCGCGCGTTCACCGGGCGTGCCGGAGAACTCGCCACACTGGACCGGCTGCTGGTGACCCCGGGCGCCGAGCCGCCGCTGACCGTCGCCCTGCTGTCCGGTACGGCCGGCGTCGGCAAATCCGCCCTGGCGGTGCGCTGGGCCCACCGGGTCCGCGACGCGTTCCCGGACGGCCAGCTGTACGTGAACCTGCGCGGCTACGACGCCGAACAGCCGGTGACCGTCGCCGACGCGCTGGCCGGCTTCCTCACCGCGCTCGGCGTCCGCGGCCCGGAGATCCCGCCGGGCAACGACGAGCGCGCCGCCCGCTACCGTTCCGAGCTCACCGGCCGGCGGATGCTGGTGCTGCTGGACAACGCGTCCTCGGTGGAGCAGGTCCGGCCGCTGCTGCCCGGCACCGGCTCGTGCCTGGTGCTGATCACCAGCCGTGACTCGCTGCCCGGCATGGTGGCGGTGCACGGCGCCGAACGGGTCAACCTCGACCTGCTCCCGCTGCCCGACGCGCTCACCCTGCTGCGCAAGCTGATCGGCACCCGGGTGGGCGCGGAGCCGGCCGCCGCCGAGGCGCTGGCCGCCGCCTGCGCCCGGCTGCCCCTGGCGCTGCGGATCGCCGCCGAGCTGGCCGCCGAACGCACCGACGTGCCGCTCGCCGAGCTCGTCGCCGAGCTGGGCGACCACCGGGTGCGGCTGGACCTGCTGGACGCGGGCGGGGATCCACGCGCCGAGGTCCGGGCGGTGTTCTCCTGGTCGTACCAAAATCTGCCGGACGCCGCGGCCCGGACCTTCCGGCTGCTCGGGCTGCATCCGGGGGAGACCGCGCACGTGGACGCGGTGGCCGCGCTGACCGGCAGCACCGCGAGCGAGGCACGGCGGCAGCTCGGCGTGCTGGTCCGCGCCAGCCTGGTCCAGGCCGGCCGCGGCGGCCGGTACAGCATGCACGACCTGCTGCGCGTCTACGCGGCGGAACTCGCCGCCGAGCACGACGGCGAGCCGGACCGGCGGGCGGCGCTGACCCGGCTGTTCGACCACTACCTCAGCCGGGCCGAGGCCGCGATGGGCACGCTGTACCCGGACGGCGCGACCGTGCCCGGCGACCCGGACGAGGCCCGCGCCTGGATCGAGGCGGAGCGGCCCAACCTGGCCGCCACCTGCGTCTACGGCGCGGCGCACGGCTTCTACCGGCACACCGTCGCACTGGTCGGCACGCTGTTCCGCTACCTGGACGCGGCCGGGCCGGTGGCTGAGGCGGCGACCGTCACCGCCTCCGCCGTGGCCGCGGCCCGGGCGATCGGCGACGGCGCCGCGCAGGCGCGGTCGCTGTCCCAGCTGGGCCGCCTGCACCGGCGCCAGGGCCGCTTGCACGAGGCGGCGGCGACCTACCGACAGGCCCTTTTCCGGTACGCCGAACTCGGCGACCGGGCGGCCGAGGCGCAGGTCCTGCGCAACCTGGGCAGCGTCGACTGGCGGCTGGGCGACTACCGGCAGGCGGCCGACCACTACCGCCGGGCCTGGACCCTCTACGAGCAGCTGGGCGACGACGCCGGGCAGGCCGACGCGCTGGTCCGGCTGGGCCTGGTCGACGCGCGGCTGGGCGACCAGGACCAGGCGGTGCGGCGCTTCGAGTCGGCGCTGGAGCTGTATGCCCTGCTCGGCGACCGGTACAGCGAGGCGTACGTGCTGTCCCTGCTGGCCCGGCAGCCGCGGCACCCGACCGGCCTGGAGCGCGCCGCCGCCCATCTCGAGCAGAGCCTCGCGGCGGTCCGGCGCGCCGGTGACCGGACCGCCGAGGCGTACGCGCTGACCGACCTGGCCGCCGTCCATGCCCGCCAGGGCCGGCTCACCGAGGCGGCCGGCCAGCTGCGCCGGGCGCTGGTGCTGCACCAGCGGATCGGCGACCGGGCCAGCGAGGCCGAGGCGCTCAACGACCTCGGCCAGGTGCTGCGCGCCGCCGGGCAGGCCGGCGAGGCCCGGACCCGGCACGGCCAGGCCCTCGACCTGGCCGAGGAGATCGGCGACAGGTACGAGACGGCGCGCGCCCACGACGGCATCGCGGCGGCCCTGCGCGACCTGGGTGACGCCGGCGAAGGTCAGCAGCACCTCGACCGCGCCCGGCGCATCTTCGCCGACCTGCGGGTCCCCGCCGCCCCGGCCGTGGAGCTGCCGGCGTAA
- a CDS encoding SDR family NAD(P)-dependent oxidoreductase: MSSFSTVIITGGSSGLGLAAARRFLTDGYRVVLGGRDDARLKQAEYDLSAGDLVATVAGDIGAADTGERLVRTAVDRFGGVDVLVNSAGTFAAKPFLDVTAEELDGFLAGNLRGTYLATQAVVRRMVAQGHGGSVVNIGTVLNDHAVTGFPASAALVSKGGVRALTVALAAELAPHSIRVNEVAPGVVRTPLHSAVDVDAFAGLAVLNRVGEADEIAEAVHYLATAQFVTGHTLAVDGGFVTVRS; encoded by the coding sequence ATGAGCAGTTTCTCGACAGTGATCATTACCGGTGGCAGTAGTGGTCTGGGTCTCGCCGCGGCGCGCCGCTTCCTCACCGATGGCTACCGGGTGGTCCTGGGCGGACGAGACGATGCGCGGCTCAAGCAGGCGGAGTACGACCTGTCAGCGGGCGACCTGGTGGCGACGGTCGCCGGTGACATCGGTGCGGCCGACACCGGCGAGCGCCTTGTCCGTACTGCCGTCGACCGGTTCGGTGGAGTCGACGTACTCGTCAACAGCGCCGGCACGTTCGCCGCGAAGCCGTTCCTCGACGTGACCGCTGAGGAACTCGACGGCTTCCTCGCCGGGAACCTGCGGGGCACCTACCTCGCCACCCAGGCAGTCGTGCGCCGCATGGTCGCGCAGGGCCACGGTGGCAGCGTGGTGAACATCGGCACGGTACTCAATGACCACGCGGTCACCGGCTTCCCGGCCTCCGCGGCACTGGTTTCCAAGGGTGGGGTCCGGGCGCTGACCGTTGCCCTCGCGGCCGAACTCGCTCCCCACTCGATCCGGGTCAACGAAGTGGCACCCGGTGTCGTGCGGACTCCGCTGCACTCCGCCGTCGACGTCGACGCGTTCGCCGGCCTCGCGGTGCTCAATCGCGTCGGCGAGGCCGACGAGATCGCCGAGGCGGTGCACTACCTCGCGACGGCACAGTTCGTCACCGGTCACACCCTCGCCGTGGACGGCGGCTTCGTCACGGTGCGGTCATGA
- a CDS encoding Rrf2 family transcriptional regulator translates to MPSNSRVTIAAHALAWLELARRRGRPWLTSDEVAASVNTNPVILRRSLGDLRRAGLVRARRGTGAGFALARPADEITMYDVWAAVDPEPLLALHNSEPNPECPVGRGIQPVLTDVYDDASAAFGAALRRRTIAGMLERILR, encoded by the coding sequence ATGCCATCGAACAGCAGAGTAACCATTGCGGCGCACGCCCTCGCCTGGCTGGAGCTGGCCCGCCGGCGCGGCCGGCCCTGGCTCACCTCCGACGAGGTCGCCGCCAGCGTCAACACCAACCCGGTCATCCTCCGGCGCAGCCTCGGTGACCTGCGCCGGGCCGGCCTGGTCCGGGCACGGCGCGGGACCGGGGCCGGGTTCGCGCTGGCCCGCCCGGCCGACGAGATCACCATGTACGACGTGTGGGCGGCCGTCGATCCGGAGCCACTGCTGGCCCTGCACAACTCGGAGCCGAACCCGGAGTGCCCGGTGGGCCGCGGCATCCAGCCGGTCCTGACCGACGTCTACGACGACGCGTCGGCGGCGTTCGGGGCGGCACTGCGCCGCCGGACGATCGCCGGCATGCTGGAGAGGATTCTGCGGTGA
- a CDS encoding DUF1772 domain-containing protein, which translates to MLSALQVVTTVVVGVMVGVEFAVAFVMNRIFNALPEDSDQLARAHGGRMLGAVMPFWYIGSLVLVAVWAAAGWHDPGTGLVVTAGALLLLSVVMSILLLVPINNRGKTWTPENRPADWKEQMNRWDRYHYVRVAVIIAAFASLAAALA; encoded by the coding sequence ATGCTCAGCGCACTTCAGGTCGTCACCACGGTGGTTGTCGGCGTGATGGTGGGGGTGGAGTTCGCCGTCGCCTTCGTCATGAACCGGATCTTCAACGCGCTCCCCGAGGACAGCGACCAGCTCGCCCGCGCCCACGGTGGCCGGATGCTCGGCGCCGTGATGCCGTTCTGGTACATCGGCTCGCTGGTGCTCGTCGCGGTCTGGGCCGCCGCCGGCTGGCACGACCCCGGCACCGGGCTGGTGGTCACCGCCGGCGCGCTGCTGCTGCTCAGCGTGGTCATGTCGATCCTGCTGCTCGTCCCGATCAACAACCGGGGCAAGACGTGGACCCCGGAGAACCGGCCGGCCGACTGGAAGGAGCAGATGAACCGCTGGGACCGCTACCACTACGTCCGCGTCGCGGTCATCATCGCCGCCTTCGCCTCGCTCGCCGCCGCCCTCGCCTGA
- a CDS encoding nuclear transport factor 2 family protein, producing the protein MTVASSGSVAAVGFQDVEDLLRTYFDGLYHSDVDRLAAVFHPAALYITQTPDGTLHRDLPTYLDVVAHRTAPAARGETRNDRIVSITQVAKSLIVAVVECSLGDVDYADVLTLLASDGRWQIVAKAFRATPRRLDEKG; encoded by the coding sequence ATGACTGTTGCTTCCTCGGGTAGCGTCGCCGCCGTCGGGTTCCAGGACGTCGAGGACCTGCTGCGGACCTACTTCGACGGGTTGTACCACAGCGATGTCGACCGTCTCGCGGCCGTCTTCCACCCCGCCGCGCTCTACATCACCCAAACGCCGGACGGCACGCTGCACCGTGACCTACCGACCTACCTCGACGTCGTGGCACACCGGACGGCTCCCGCAGCACGCGGCGAAACCCGCAACGACCGCATCGTTTCGATCACGCAGGTCGCAAAGAGCCTGATCGTCGCCGTTGTCGAATGCTCCTTGGGCGACGTCGACTACGCCGACGTGCTGACACTGCTCGCTTCCGACGGACGCTGGCAGATCGTTGCCAAGGCATTCCGCGCGACTCCACGACGCCTCGACGAGAAGGGCTGA
- a CDS encoding tautomerase family protein gives MPYINVKITREGVTREQKRRIIGEMTQVLVDVLGKDPRTTFVVIDEVELDDWGIGGVPVPEFRKSGA, from the coding sequence ATGCCGTACATCAATGTAAAGATCACTCGTGAGGGTGTGACGCGAGAACAGAAGCGCCGCATCATCGGTGAGATGACGCAGGTCCTCGTCGACGTACTCGGCAAGGACCCCCGCACAACCTTCGTCGTCATCGACGAGGTCGAGCTCGACGACTGGGGCATCGGCGGCGTGCCGGTTCCCGAATTCCGCAAAAGTGGCGCCTAA